The Solanum lycopersicum chromosome 6, SLM_r2.1 genome has a window encoding:
- the LOC101263322 gene encoding uncharacterized protein isoform X2, translating to MLMDEAKLLLGFPTSFCPNASQVKAAYRKKVWETHPDCFPVHLKPNAELKFKMISEAYTCLLSGARQEGEHVVGYSRVVRSGVPRGGGGGGRTRNHALIGLPFLFIILGTAALGGTNVARAYRKQKADYPSHNPFLP from the exons ATGTTGATGGATGAGGCAAAACTCTTGCTAGGCTTTCCCACTAGTTTTTGCCCCAATGCTTCTCAG GTCAAAGCTGCTTATAGAAAGAAGGTATGGGAGACTCATCCTGATTGCTTTCCAGTTCATCTCAAACCTAATGCAGAACTCAAATTTAAGATG ATTTCAGAAGCATACACTTGCCTGCTTTCTG GTGCAAGACAAGAAGGTGAACATGTAG TTGGATATTCGCGTGTTGTAAGAAGTGGTGTTCctagaggaggaggaggaggagggaGGACAAGAAACCATGCACTGATTGGGCTTCCCTTTCTTTTTATTATCTTGGGAACTGCAGCATTGGGAGGAACAAATGTTGCCAG GGCCTACAGAAAACAGAAGGCAGATTATCCTTCTCATAATCCTTTTCTACCTtga
- the LOC101263710 gene encoding uncharacterized protein, which produces MPNVKSPHLLTIRRRFLLQLRFLYHNICHFQPAKHINHSIMDSQSSPHGSIIFSTVGRTNYGFDIFSIKSPFSFLNSPVEHRLTDGTSINYNGQFVDEDQTLVFVSERSGAPRIYLRHPSSQVQMEQLPTPIDSLFLDRPFLRNKQLYYISAHQQPKQVFTSSSALYSTNIEDNSNIIRLTPYGCVDYSPAISQSGHLIAVASYGDRRWPTGEFHDLTTDIVVFPESDPEKRIVVCQHGGWPTWSGDSTIYFHRQADDGWWSIFRVDLLEDSLNLRTDPIRVTPPGVHCFTPAASHSSKSMIAIATRRQGTKYRHIEIFDVESHKFYSVTELLNPTTHHYSPFFSPKSSFLSYHRFRGESSSGDATIPSLAPIISPEKGLRMLRLNGSFPSFSPSGDFIAFNHDFNANSGLKIIKSDGSKKWTLFRGRTAFCNSWSPAEPNVIFTSIGPVFDSVKATVQIARVSFNSLNLTNDDCGEIPVEIEVLTKEETGNNAFPSCSPDGKHIVFRSGRSGHKNLYIMDSVKGELEGGGIRQLTEGPWIDTMPSWSPDGKLIAFSSNRHNPDNVTCFSIYVIHPNGTGLRRIHVAGPEGSDEVDKERLNHVCFSKDCEWLLFTGNLGGVTAEPVSLPNQYQPYGDLYLVKLDGSGLRQLTCNAYENGTPAWHPSGTPMTALDIERNVIVGDKLRGEFDDVLWMNC; this is translated from the coding sequence ATGCCTAACGTGAAGAGTCCCCACCTACTTACGATCCGTCGCCGTTTCCTACTGCAGCTCAGATTTCTCTATCATAACATTTGCCATTTCCAGCCTGCAAAGCACATCAACCATAGTATCATGGATTCACAGTCGTCACCACATGGCTCTATTATCTTCTCCACCGTCGGCAGAACCAATTATGGCTTCGACATCTTCTCCATCAAATCTCCATTTTCTTTTCTCAATTCTCCGGTAGAACATCGCCTCACAGACGGTACCTCCATCAATTACAACGGACAGTTTGTCGATGAAGATCAAACACTTGTATTCGTCTCGGAGAGATCAGGTGCTCCTCGCATTTACTTGAGACACCCCTCCTCTCAGGTACAGATGGAACAACTTCCTACTCCCATTGATAGCCTATTTCTCGACCGTCCATTTCTTCGAAATAAACAACTCTACTATATTTCAGCTCATCAGCAACCCAAACAAGTTTTCACCAGCTCGTCCGCTCTTTACTCTACCAATATAGAAGATAATAGTAACATCATCCGCTTGACTCCGTACGGCTGTGTTGATTATAGTCCGGCGATTTCGCAGTCTGGACACCTGATTGCGGTTGCATCGTACGGAGACCGTCGTTGGCCTACTGGTGAATTCCATGATCTGACTACTGATATTGTTGTTTTCCCTGAATCTGACCCAGAAAAGCGGATAGTTGTGTGCCAACACGGTGGCTGGCCAACTTGGTCTGGTGATTCGACTATCTATTTTCACCGACAAGCTGATGATGGTTGGTGGAGCATTTTTAGAGTAGATTTGCTTGAAGATTCACTCAATCTGCGTACTGATCCGATTCGAGTTACTCCTCCTGGTGTGCATTGCTTTACTCCAGCGGCCTCACACAGCTCCAAATCAATGATTGCTATTGCTACCAGAAGACAGGGGACGAAGTATCGCCACATTGAGATTTTCGATGTGGAGTCTCACAAGTTCTATTCGGTGACCGAGTTGCTTAACCCTACCACTCACCATTACAGTCCATTCTTCTCTCCTAAGTCGTCGTTTCTCAGTTATCACCGGTTCCGAGGTGAATCATCATCGGGAGATGCAACAATTCCTTCCTTGGCCCCGATAATTTCTCCAGAAAAAGGACTGAGAATGCTGAGGCTTAATGGATCATTTCCTTCCTTCTCTCCCTCAGGTGACTTTATTGCGTTTAATCATGATTTCAATGCTAATTCAGGCCTCAAAATCATCAAATCAGACGGTTCCAAGAAGTGGACATTGTTCAGAGGCCGTACAGCTTTCTGCAACTCCTGGTCTCCAGCTGAACCCAATGTGATTTTTACGTCAATCGGACCTGTATTCGACTCTGTAAAAGCAACTGTCCAAATAGCACGAGTTTCATTCAATTCATTAAATCTAACTAACGATGATTGCGGAGAAATTCCAGTAGAAATAGAAGTTCTCACAAAAGAGGAGACGGGAAATAATGCCTTCCCTTCCTGCTCGCCAGACGGAAAGCACATTGTATTCCGTTCAGGCCGTTCAGGGCACAAAAATCTGTATATTATGGATTCTGTTAAGGGAGAGCTGGAGGGTGGAGGAATTCGTCAGCTAACAGAGGGGCCATGGATTGATACAATGCCAAGCTGGTCACCTGATGGAAAGCTGATTGCATTTTCTTCCAACAGGCACAATCCGGATAATGTCACTTGCTTCAGCATTTATGTGATTCATCCAAACGGCACAGGTCTTCGTAGGATCCACGTGGCAGGGCCAGAGGGATCTGATGAAGTAGATAAAGAGAGGCTAAACCACGTATGCTTTAGTAAGGACTGTGAATGGCTTCTGTTCACGGGCAACTTGGGTGGAGTAACAGCAGAACCAGTGTCACTGCCAAACCAATACCAACCCTACGGTGACTTATATTTGGTGAAGTTGGATGGGAGTGGGTTGAGACAACTGACATGTAATGCATATGAGAATGGAACTCCGGCATGGCACCCATCAGGTACGCCTATGACTGCTTTGGACATAGAACGGAACGTTATAGTAGGAGATAAGTTGAGGGGTGAATTTGATGATGTACTATGGATGAATTGTTGA
- the LOC101263322 gene encoding uncharacterized protein isoform X1 — MLLRSKLLIERRYGRLILIAFQFISNLMQNSNLRWYLCGSFLFYELSFCWSLLLKFKMRVWVQISEAYTCLLSGARQEGEHVVGYSRVVRSGVPRGGGGGGRTRNHALIGLPFLFIILGTAALGGTNVARAYRKQKADYPSHNPFLP; from the exons ATGCTTCTCAG GTCAAAGCTGCTTATAGAAAGAAGGTATGGGAGACTCATCCTGATTGCTTTCCAGTTCATCTCAAACCTAATGCAGAACTCAAATTTAAGATG GTATTTATGTGGGTCATTTCTTTTCTATGAGCTTTCATTTTGCTGGTCATTGCTTCTGAAGTTCAAAATGCGTGTGTGGGTGCAGATTTCAGAAGCATACACTTGCCTGCTTTCTG GTGCAAGACAAGAAGGTGAACATGTAG TTGGATATTCGCGTGTTGTAAGAAGTGGTGTTCctagaggaggaggaggaggagggaGGACAAGAAACCATGCACTGATTGGGCTTCCCTTTCTTTTTATTATCTTGGGAACTGCAGCATTGGGAGGAACAAATGTTGCCAG GGCCTACAGAAAACAGAAGGCAGATTATCCTTCTCATAATCCTTTTCTACCTtga
- the LOC101245657 gene encoding two-pore potassium channel 5: MAAEPLLQTHPITESAPSSPINFSSSDSDSDDDFFAPTSWSSNNLQKKKFRRSRTAPAMVSVNDLFESHPNEESDHFEPTSLVRQAAFLLVIYLSLGVVVYSFNRDHFSGVETHPVVDALYFCIVTMCTIGYGDIAPTTPLTKLFACIFVLVGFGFIDILLSGVVNYVLDLQENFILTGSRLQGQRQLASNDHRRSGLSACMDCIVDVAKGRMRIRLKVGLALGVVLLCIGLGSMVLYFQEDLDWVDSVYLSVMSVTTVGYGDRAFKTLPGRLFASIWLLLSTLAVARAFLYLAEARIDKRHRRITNWVLQREITIEDLLAADINNNGFIKKSEYVIYKLKEMGKINEKDVMQICNQFNKLDENNSGKITLPSLLQSHL; the protein is encoded by the exons ATGGCTGCTGAACCATTACTTCAAACACACCCTATAACTGAATCAGCTCCATCGTCTCCGATCAATTTCTCTTCCTCCGATTCCGATTCCGATGATGACTTTTTCGCTCCGACTTCCTGGTCTTCCAATAACTTGCAGAAGAAGAAATTCCGCCGATCCAGAACTGCTCCTGCCATGGTTTCCGTGAATGATCTCTTTGAATCACACCCTAATGAAGAATCTGACCACTTCGAACCTACTTCTCTAGTCAGACAGGCTGCTTTTTTGCTTGTTATTTACCTCTCTCTAGGTGTAGTCGTCTATTCTTTCAACCGTGACCATTTCTCTGGAGTTGAAACCCACCCTGTTGTTGACGCTCTTTACTTTTGCATCGTCACTATGTGTACCATTGGCTATGGCGATATTGCTCCAACTACTCCTTTAACAAAACTATTTGCTTGTATATTTGTGCTTGTGGGTTTTGGTTTCATCGACATTTTGTTGAGTGGGGTTGTCAATTACGTACTTGATTTGCAGGAGAATTTTATATTGACCGGCAGCCGATTACAAGGGCAGCGGCAATTAGCTAGCAATGACCATAGGCGTAGCGGATTATCCGCCTGTATGGACTGCATTGTCGATGTAGCAAAGGGCAGAATGAGAATTAGATTGAAGGTGGGTTTGGCTCTGGGAGTTGTGCTTTTGTGTATAGGATTGGGTTCAATGGTGTTGTATTTTCAGGAGGATTTGGATTGGGTTGATTCGGTTTACTTATCGGTAATGTCTGTTACCACTGTTGGATATGGTGACAGGGCTTTCAAAACTCTCCCGGGAAGGTTGTTTGCTTCAATTTGGCTTTTACTTTCAACCCTTGCGGTGGCGCGAGCTTTCTTGTATTTGGCAGAGGCAAGGATTGACAAGAGACACAGGAGAATTACCAACTGGGTGTTGCAGCGTGAAATCACCATTGAAGATCTGCTTGCTGCTGATATTAACAATAATGGTTTCATTAA GAAATCAGAATATGTCATTTACAAGCTCAAGGAGATGGGAAAGATCAATGAGAAAGATGTAATGCAGATATGCAATCAGTTCAACAAGCTTGACGAAAACAACTCTGGGAAGATAACATTACCCAGCCTCTTGCAGAGTCATTTATAG